One region of Oxalobacteraceae bacterium OTU3CAMAD1 genomic DNA includes:
- a CDS encoding TIGR04552 family protein yields MTELRASLKSGGRFSLNWSYLNAIANGVSAIDLGALALRNLHDARQFVREYGFDLEQPAAPAIIARAHREAVDFLACTFLAPAQAGLIPEEVSHPDDPLQLLVYASLRGNNVDVRRMWSCAVLKVMHGIFYIDNNLKLRHFHAIREQVFATLDEVIRHDGDRHFLTDGEVCLPMLHYERKDNKGRKSILLKLLQKAAYLAADIFDHLGVRLVFATRFECLLALRSLQRAHLLSVTNVDAERTRNTLLDLEAAKQIFNKYRAQIEHSDDYPYELLQTMDAELADLAEPQTRCDNPHSGSGFNSIQVTVRKMIHVQPDYPNIGAVADQEYDVGFFFEYEIQLMDQASYERSLAGPASHDAYKRRQIDTARARVFGRDLLRWVESQSPQ; encoded by the coding sequence ATGACTGAACTACGAGCCTCGCTCAAGAGCGGTGGCAGGTTCTCGCTGAACTGGAGCTATCTGAATGCCATCGCCAACGGCGTGTCGGCCATCGACCTCGGCGCGCTGGCGTTGCGCAATCTCCACGACGCCCGGCAGTTCGTGCGCGAGTACGGCTTCGACCTGGAGCAGCCGGCCGCCCCCGCGATCATCGCCCGCGCCCACCGCGAGGCGGTCGACTTCCTCGCCTGCACCTTCCTCGCCCCGGCCCAGGCCGGCTTGATCCCCGAGGAGGTCAGCCATCCCGACGATCCGCTGCAATTGCTGGTGTACGCCTCGCTGCGCGGCAACAACGTCGACGTGCGGCGCATGTGGTCGTGCGCCGTGCTCAAGGTCATGCACGGCATCTTTTACATCGACAACAACCTCAAGCTGCGCCACTTCCACGCCATCCGCGAACAGGTGTTCGCCACCCTCGACGAGGTGATCCGGCACGACGGCGACCGCCACTTCCTCACCGACGGCGAGGTCTGCCTGCCGATGCTGCACTACGAGCGCAAGGACAACAAGGGCCGCAAAAGCATCCTGCTCAAGCTGCTGCAAAAGGCCGCCTACCTGGCCGCCGACATCTTCGACCACCTCGGCGTGCGGCTGGTGTTCGCCACCCGCTTCGAATGCCTGCTGGCGCTGCGCAGCCTGCAGCGCGCGCATCTGCTGTCGGTCACCAATGTCGACGCCGAACGCACCCGCAACACCTTGCTGGACCTGGAGGCGGCCAAACAGATCTTCAACAAATACCGCGCCCAGATCGAGCACAGCGACGACTACCCGTACGAACTGCTGCAAACCATGGACGCCGAACTGGCCGATCTGGCAGAGCCGCAGACGCGCTGCGACAACCCGCACAGCGGTAGCGGCTTCAACAGCATCCAGGTGACGGTGCGCAAGATGATCCACGTCCAGCCGGACTATCCCAACATTGGCGCCGTCGCCGACCAGGAATACGACGTCGGCTTTTTCTTCGAGTACGAGATCCAGCTGATGGACCAGGCCAGCTACGAGCGCAGCCTGGCCGGCCCCGCCAGCCACGACGCCTACAAGCGGCGCCAGATCGACACGGCCCGCGCGCGCGTGTTCGGCCGCGACCTGCTGCGCTGGGTGGAGTCGCAATCGCCGCAGTGA
- a CDS encoding glycosyltransferase: MDKLSNKRIAILVPCYNEALTITAIVRDFNACLPQAQVYVFDNNSTDGTARIARKAGAIVRNVPAQGKGSVVRRMFADIEADAYVMVDGDDTYDASVAPQLVEQLFSEGLDMVVGNRVSTEQEAYRPGHRFGNAMLTGCVSFIFGRTFTDILSGYRVFSQRYVKSFAAHSAGFEIETELTVHALALRMPVAEVSTSYKSRPEGSVSKLNTYRDGVRILGTIFRLFKSERPLAFYGIGTFFIALLSIILAQPLVTTYLKTGLVPRLPTATLCASLMLVALILLACGIMLDAVTKGRIEQKRFAYLSKPGPSFDEGAP; the protein is encoded by the coding sequence ATGGACAAACTGAGCAATAAGCGCATCGCCATCCTGGTGCCTTGCTATAACGAGGCGTTGACGATCACCGCCATCGTGCGCGATTTCAACGCCTGCCTGCCGCAGGCGCAGGTCTACGTGTTCGACAACAATTCCACCGACGGCACCGCGCGCATCGCCCGCAAGGCCGGCGCCATCGTGCGCAACGTGCCGGCGCAGGGCAAGGGCAGCGTGGTGCGGCGCATGTTCGCCGACATCGAGGCCGACGCGTACGTGATGGTCGACGGCGACGACACGTATGACGCCAGCGTGGCGCCTCAACTGGTCGAGCAGCTGTTCAGCGAAGGGCTGGACATGGTCGTGGGCAACCGCGTCAGCACCGAGCAGGAGGCCTACCGGCCCGGCCACCGCTTCGGCAACGCCATGCTGACCGGTTGCGTGTCGTTCATTTTCGGCCGCACGTTCACCGACATCCTGTCCGGCTACCGCGTGTTCTCGCAGCGCTATGTCAAATCGTTCGCCGCGCACTCGGCCGGCTTCGAGATCGAGACCGAGCTGACCGTGCACGCGCTGGCGCTGCGCATGCCGGTGGCCGAGGTGTCGACCTCGTATAAATCGCGTCCGGAAGGCTCGGTCAGCAAGCTCAACACCTATCGCGACGGCGTGCGCATCCTGGGCACCATCTTCCGCCTGTTCAAGTCCGAGCGGCCGCTGGCCTTCTACGGCATCGGCACCTTCTTCATCGCGCTGCTGTCGATCATCCTGGCCCAGCCGTTGGTCACCACTTACCTGAAGACCGGCCTGGTGCCGCGCTTGCCGACGGCCACGCTGTGCGCGTCGCTGATGCTGGTGGCGCTGATCCTGCTGGCCTGCGGCATCATGCTCGACGCCGTCACCAAGGGCCGCATCGAGCAAAAGCGCTTCGCCTATCTGTCCAAGCCGGGGCCGTCGTTCGACGAGGGCGCGCCGTGA
- a CDS encoding GntP family permease yields MSFLIVLAALLFLMLAAYRGYSVILFAPVAALGAVLLTDPGAVAPVFSGIFMDKMVGFIKLYFPVFLLGAVFGKLIELSGFSESIVVAAIRYIGRTRANAVIVLVCSLLTYGGVSLFVVVFAVYPFAAELYRQSNIPKRLMPGAIALGAFSFTMDTLPGTPQIQNIIPTTFFKTTGWAAPWLGTIGGIATLAAGLAFLEWRRRSVMATGEGYGVEDKAKPAAAGGTPQRGLPHPLLSVAPLLLVGVVNFALTKMIPGWYGETYALTADALPGLHATITTPIKTLVGIWAVEGALLLGIIFVVVTAFGRVRDAFAEGTKAAVGGALLAAMNTASEYGFGGVIAALPGFVAVSHALKSVPDPLVNAAVSVTTLAGITGSASGGMSIALAAMSDQFIRAAEAAQIPLEVMHRVVAMASGGMDTLPHNGAVITLLAVTGLTHKQSYREIFGITIIKTAAVFFVIAVYYLTGLV; encoded by the coding sequence ATGTCCTTCCTGATCGTCCTCGCCGCACTGTTGTTCCTGATGCTGGCCGCCTATCGCGGCTACAGCGTGATCCTGTTCGCGCCGGTGGCCGCGCTCGGCGCGGTGCTGCTGACCGATCCGGGCGCGGTGGCGCCGGTGTTCAGCGGCATCTTCATGGACAAGATGGTCGGCTTCATCAAGCTGTACTTCCCGGTGTTCCTGCTGGGCGCGGTGTTCGGCAAGCTGATCGAACTGTCCGGCTTTTCGGAATCCATCGTCGTCGCGGCGATCCGCTACATCGGCCGCACGCGCGCCAACGCCGTCATCGTGCTGGTGTGTTCGCTGCTGACCTACGGCGGCGTATCGCTCTTCGTGGTGGTGTTCGCCGTCTATCCGTTCGCCGCCGAGCTTTACCGTCAGAGCAACATCCCCAAGCGGCTGATGCCAGGCGCCATCGCCCTGGGCGCGTTCTCGTTCACCATGGACACCTTGCCGGGCACGCCGCAAATCCAGAACATCATCCCGACCACGTTCTTCAAGACCACCGGCTGGGCCGCGCCGTGGTTGGGCACGATCGGCGGCATCGCCACCCTGGCCGCCGGCCTGGCCTTCCTGGAATGGCGGCGCCGCTCGGTGATGGCCACCGGCGAGGGTTACGGCGTGGAAGACAAGGCCAAGCCGGCGGCGGCCGGCGGCACGCCACAGCGCGGGCTGCCGCATCCGCTGCTGTCGGTGGCGCCGCTGTTGCTGGTGGGCGTGGTCAACTTCGCGCTGACCAAAATGATCCCCGGCTGGTATGGCGAAACCTACGCGCTTACCGCCGACGCCTTGCCCGGCCTGCATGCGACGATCACCACGCCGATCAAGACGCTGGTCGGCATCTGGGCGGTGGAGGGGGCGCTGCTGCTGGGCATCATCTTCGTGGTGGTGACGGCGTTCGGGCGGGTGCGCGACGCCTTTGCCGAGGGCACCAAGGCGGCCGTCGGCGGCGCACTGCTGGCGGCGATGAACACGGCCTCCGAGTATGGCTTCGGCGGCGTCATCGCGGCGCTGCCCGGTTTCGTCGCCGTCAGCCACGCGCTCAAGAGCGTGCCCGATCCGCTGGTCAACGCGGCAGTGTCGGTGACCACCCTGGCCGGCATCACCGGTTCGGCCTCGGGCGGCATGAGCATCGCGCTGGCGGCGATGTCGGACCAGTTCATCCGGGCGGCCGAGGCGGCGCAGATTCCTCTGGAGGTGATGCACCGCGTGGTGGCGATGGCCAGCGGCGGCATGGACACCTTGCCGCACAACGGCGCCGTCATCACGCTGCTGGCGGTGACGGGGCTGACACACAAGCAATCCTACCGCGAGATCTTCGGCATCACCATCATCAAGACGGCGGCGGTGTTCTTTGTGATCGCGGTTTACTATTTGACCGGGCTGGTTTAG
- a CDS encoding endonuclease, with product MPEGPSIVIMREQTAGFIGKTIVQASGNTKGVDMAALRGQPVLDLRSWGKHFLIQLPHMALRIHLLMFGSYRINERKDATPRLSLEFDDGEELNFYTCSVKTIEGELDSHYDWRGDVMSDDWSASAALKKLRAAPDTLVCDALLDQDIFAGVGNIIKNEVLFRIRVHPLSTVGALPAAKLRELVAQAREYSFDFLEWKKAFVLKQHWLAHTKRVCPRCDLPFHKGHLGKTKRRSFFCPNCQKQYPPPLTVTVKVPAKPARSNSKPRSQRTPPPS from the coding sequence ATGCCCGAAGGACCATCGATCGTCATCATGCGCGAGCAGACGGCCGGCTTCATCGGTAAAACCATCGTGCAAGCGAGCGGCAACACCAAGGGTGTCGACATGGCGGCGCTGCGCGGCCAGCCGGTGCTGGACCTGCGCAGCTGGGGCAAGCACTTCCTGATCCAGCTGCCCCACATGGCGCTACGCATCCACCTGCTGATGTTCGGCAGCTACCGCATCAACGAGCGCAAGGACGCGACGCCGCGCCTGAGCCTGGAGTTCGACGATGGCGAGGAGCTGAACTTCTACACCTGCTCGGTCAAGACGATAGAAGGCGAGCTCGACAGCCACTACGACTGGCGCGGCGACGTCATGTCCGACGACTGGTCGGCGTCCGCCGCGCTGAAGAAGCTGCGCGCCGCGCCGGACACCCTCGTGTGCGACGCGCTGCTCGACCAGGACATCTTCGCCGGCGTCGGCAACATCATCAAGAACGAAGTGCTGTTCCGCATCCGCGTCCATCCGCTGTCGACGGTGGGCGCGCTGCCGGCGGCCAAGCTGCGCGAGCTGGTGGCGCAGGCGCGCGAATACAGTTTCGATTTTCTGGAATGGAAGAAAGCCTTCGTGCTCAAGCAGCACTGGCTGGCGCACACCAAGCGCGTCTGCCCGCGCTGCGACCTGCCGTTCCACAAAGGCCATCTGGGCAAGACCAAGCGCCGCAGCTTCTTCTGTCCCAACTGCCAAAAACAGTATCCGCCACCGCTTACGGTGACCGTGAAGGTGCCGGCTAAACCAGCCCGGTCAAATAGTAAACCGCGATCACAAAGAACACCGCCGCCGTCTTGA
- a CDS encoding M28 family metallopeptidase — MKHTLLITALLAAGLAQAAAGPEFSPQKLSQDVKVLASDEFEGRGPNTAGETKTVNYLIEQFKAAGMQPGGDPVKGKKGERSWTQDVPLGRFEIKGPVKLSVKDAKGSQELKQGDDLAVRASMSGAKMVDFKNAPLVFVGYGVTAPERKWDDFKGVDLKGKLAVVLINDPDFETGEGEFGGKAMTYYGRWTYKYEEMAKRGALGTIIVHETAPASYGWPTVKNSNTNVMYDIVRKKPSEAHAPMEAWIQRDLAVDLFKRGGQDFEALKKLAQTRDFKPVQLKDVTLSANYAVDAQVITSKNVAARMVGASKPDETVIYSGHWDHLGVGLPNAKGDKIYNGAVDNGTGLAALLELARAYGKAPAPARSVLFLAVTAEEKGLLGSEYYAQNPLYPLAQTVGVINMDALSPQGVSRNFTISGSAKVELLDQLIAKAKEWNLVYSADPKPEAGYFFRSDHFPFAKRGVPAISYGSGNDFVDGGLRAGKQAEESYTTNNYHQPSDEWSADWSFKGMAHDLGMLYSLGRDLAESKAWPNWAPDAEFRAARDKTEAKRK, encoded by the coding sequence TTGAAACACACGCTGCTCATTACTGCCTTGCTTGCCGCCGGTCTGGCGCAGGCCGCCGCCGGTCCCGAATTCAGCCCGCAGAAATTGTCGCAAGACGTCAAGGTGCTCGCGTCCGACGAATTCGAGGGCCGGGGGCCGAACACCGCCGGCGAAACCAAGACCGTCAACTATCTGATCGAGCAATTCAAGGCGGCCGGCATGCAGCCGGGCGGCGATCCGGTCAAAGGCAAGAAAGGCGAGCGCAGCTGGACGCAGGACGTGCCGCTGGGCCGTTTCGAGATCAAGGGCCCGGTCAAGCTGTCGGTCAAGGACGCCAAGGGCAGCCAGGAACTGAAGCAGGGCGACGACCTGGCCGTGCGCGCCTCGATGAGCGGCGCCAAGATGGTCGACTTCAAGAACGCGCCGCTGGTGTTCGTCGGCTACGGCGTGACCGCGCCGGAGCGCAAGTGGGACGACTTCAAGGGCGTGGACCTGAAGGGCAAGCTGGCGGTGGTGCTGATCAACGATCCCGATTTCGAGACCGGCGAGGGCGAGTTTGGCGGCAAGGCCATGACCTACTATGGCCGCTGGACCTACAAGTATGAGGAGATGGCCAAGCGCGGCGCGCTCGGCACCATCATCGTGCACGAGACGGCGCCGGCGTCGTATGGGTGGCCGACGGTCAAGAATTCCAACACCAACGTGATGTACGACATCGTGCGCAAGAAGCCGTCCGAGGCGCACGCGCCGATGGAGGCCTGGATACAGCGCGATCTGGCGGTCGACCTGTTCAAGCGCGGCGGCCAGGATTTCGAGGCGCTTAAGAAACTGGCGCAGACGCGCGACTTCAAACCGGTGCAGCTGAAGGACGTGACCTTGTCGGCAAACTACGCGGTCGACGCGCAGGTGATCACGTCTAAAAACGTGGCCGCCCGCATGGTCGGCGCCAGCAAGCCAGACGAGACCGTGATCTACAGCGGCCACTGGGACCACCTTGGTGTCGGCTTGCCGAACGCCAAAGGCGACAAGATCTACAACGGCGCGGTCGACAACGGCACCGGCCTGGCCGCGCTGCTGGAACTGGCGCGCGCCTACGGCAAGGCGCCGGCGCCCGCGCGCAGCGTGCTATTCCTGGCCGTGACGGCCGAGGAGAAGGGCTTGCTGGGCTCGGAATACTACGCGCAGAATCCGTTGTACCCGCTGGCGCAGACGGTCGGGGTGATCAATATGGACGCGTTGAGCCCGCAGGGCGTGTCGCGCAACTTCACCATCTCCGGCAGCGCAAAGGTCGAGCTGCTCGACCAGTTGATCGCCAAGGCCAAGGAATGGAACCTGGTCTACTCGGCCGATCCGAAACCGGAGGCGGGCTACTTCTTCCGCTCCGACCACTTCCCGTTCGCCAAGCGCGGCGTGCCGGCCATTTCCTATGGCTCGGGCAATGATTTCGTCGACGGTGGGCTGCGGGCCGGCAAGCAGGCCGAGGAGAGCTACACCACCAACAACTACCACCAGCCGTCGGACGAGTGGAGCGCGGACTGGTCGTTCAAGGGCATGGCGCACGACCTGGGGATGCTGTACTCGCTGGGCCGCGACCTGGCCGAGTCGAAGGCTTGGCCGAACTGGGCGCCGGACGCCGAGTTCCGCGCCGCCCGCGACAAGACGGAGGCGAAGCGTAAATAG
- a CDS encoding insulinase family protein, translating to MTMSIRRTTIAASVAMSVALLAASAVQAAEAAKPAATKSARSDIAIPDIPYTKFVLKNGLTLLVHEDHKTPVVAVNTWYHVGSKNEKPGKTGFAHLFEHLMFSGSDNFNKTYINAMQQIGATDLNGTTNPDRTNYFQNVPTSMLDFALFAESDRMGHLLGVLDKKKLDLQRGVVQNEKRQGENQPYGVTRQLLTENTWPAGHPYSWTTIGSMSDLDAASMTDVQEWFKANYGPNNVVLVLAGDITPEQAREKVEKYYGDIPAGPPLAKHKEWIAKRTGTHRGTVEDRVPQGRIYRVWNVPGAHTATEPLLDLAAQVLGGGKTSRFYKRLVYKDQLASDASAGNNSSEIAGQFYAVLTARPGADVAKMEAIADEELRALMKSGPTAAELEIAKTAILASYTRIVERVGGFGGKSDLLASCTTYTGNPDCYKEYLAAVKAATPAQVKQAMNAWLDDGDYVLEVKPFATNFATTAKLDRSKPPALGKAESLNLPPMQKATLSNGLKVVLAERHAAPVVNFSMMVDAGYASDSQELPGLASLATNMLDEGTATRSAAKISEEFESLGANFSVSTNLDGASVQLNALKATMPKALDVYADVLLRPAFAQNELDRLKKDQLAAIQREKANPSTMALRVIPSLVYGKGHAYSLPLTGSGTEASVARIGRDDLAKYHQAWFKPNNATLLVVGDTTLAEITPLLEKAFGGWKAGETPKKNIAQVAPLDKPVVYLMDKPGALQSVIYGVQLAPPRNSPDAVQLGVVNNIFGGNFGSRINMNLREDKHWSYGVRSSLSPALGQRLYMSTSPVQSDKTKEALQELVREYGDIAGAKPITAAELGEAKSNETLALPGSFETAGQLAGAYSTILQYKLPETYYNTFTDTVLAMTPEQANALAARTIAPGKLVWVVVGDMSKVESGVRELKLGEVRKIDADGNPL from the coding sequence ATGACCATGTCCATCCGCCGTACCACGATCGCGGCGTCCGTCGCCATGTCCGTCGCCCTGCTTGCCGCTAGCGCAGTGCAAGCCGCCGAAGCCGCCAAGCCGGCCGCGACCAAATCGGCCAGGTCCGACATCGCCATTCCCGATATTCCGTACACCAAGTTCGTGCTGAAAAACGGCCTGACCCTGCTGGTCCACGAGGACCACAAGACGCCGGTGGTGGCCGTCAACACCTGGTACCACGTCGGCTCCAAGAACGAGAAGCCCGGCAAGACCGGCTTCGCCCACCTGTTCGAACACCTGATGTTCAGCGGCAGCGATAATTTCAACAAGACCTACATCAACGCCATGCAGCAGATCGGCGCGACCGACCTGAACGGCACCACCAATCCCGACCGCACCAACTACTTCCAGAACGTGCCGACCTCGATGCTGGACTTCGCGCTGTTCGCCGAGAGCGACCGCATGGGCCATCTGCTCGGCGTGCTCGACAAGAAAAAGCTGGACCTGCAGCGCGGCGTCGTGCAAAACGAAAAGCGCCAGGGCGAGAACCAGCCGTACGGCGTGACGCGCCAGCTGCTGACCGAGAACACCTGGCCGGCCGGCCATCCGTATTCGTGGACGACGATCGGTTCGATGTCCGACCTCGACGCGGCCTCGATGACCGACGTGCAGGAATGGTTCAAGGCCAACTACGGTCCGAACAACGTGGTGCTGGTACTGGCCGGCGACATCACGCCGGAACAGGCGCGCGAGAAGGTCGAGAAGTACTACGGCGACATTCCGGCCGGCCCGCCGCTGGCCAAACATAAAGAATGGATCGCCAAGCGCACCGGCACCCATCGCGGAACGGTCGAGGACCGGGTGCCGCAGGGCCGCATCTACCGTGTGTGGAACGTGCCCGGCGCGCACACCGCGACCGAACCGCTGCTCGACCTGGCCGCGCAGGTGCTGGGCGGCGGCAAGACGTCACGCTTCTACAAGCGCCTGGTCTACAAGGACCAGCTGGCGAGCGACGCCAGCGCCGGCAACAACAGCTCCGAAATCGCCGGCCAGTTTTATGCCGTGCTGACCGCGCGCCCCGGCGCCGATGTGGCCAAGATGGAAGCGATCGCCGACGAGGAATTGCGCGCGCTGATGAAGTCCGGCCCGACTGCCGCCGAGCTGGAGATCGCCAAGACGGCCATCCTGGCTTCCTACACCCGCATCGTCGAGCGTGTCGGCGGCTTCGGCGGCAAGAGCGATTTGCTGGCAAGCTGCACCACCTACACCGGCAATCCGGACTGCTACAAGGAATATCTGGCGGCCGTGAAGGCGGCCACGCCGGCGCAGGTCAAGCAGGCGATGAACGCGTGGCTGGACGATGGCGATTACGTGCTCGAAGTCAAACCGTTCGCGACCAATTTCGCCACCACCGCCAAGCTGGACCGCAGCAAGCCGCCCGCGCTGGGCAAGGCCGAATCGCTGAACCTGCCGCCTATGCAAAAGGCCACCTTATCGAACGGCCTGAAGGTGGTCCTGGCCGAACGGCACGCGGCGCCGGTGGTCAACTTCTCGATGATGGTCGATGCCGGTTACGCGTCCGACTCGCAGGAGTTGCCGGGACTGGCGAGCCTGGCGACCAACATGCTCGACGAAGGCACGGCCACGCGCAGCGCGGCCAAGATCAGCGAGGAATTCGAATCGCTGGGCGCCAACTTCTCCGTCAGCACCAATCTGGACGGCGCCTCCGTGCAGCTCAACGCGCTCAAGGCGACGATGCCGAAGGCGCTGGACGTCTACGCCGACGTGCTGTTGCGTCCGGCCTTCGCGCAGAACGAGCTGGACCGCTTGAAGAAGGATCAGCTGGCCGCGATCCAGCGTGAAAAAGCCAATCCGTCGACGATGGCCTTGCGCGTGATTCCGTCGCTGGTGTACGGCAAGGGCCACGCCTATTCGCTGCCGCTGACCGGCAGCGGCACGGAGGCGTCCGTCGCCCGCATCGGCCGCGACGACCTGGCCAAATATCACCAGGCCTGGTTCAAGCCGAACAACGCGACCTTGCTGGTGGTGGGCGACACCACCTTGGCCGAGATCACGCCGCTGCTGGAAAAAGCGTTCGGCGGCTGGAAGGCCGGCGAGACGCCGAAAAAGAACATCGCCCAGGTGGCGCCGCTCGACAAGCCGGTGGTCTACCTGATGGACAAGCCGGGCGCGCTGCAAAGCGTGATCTACGGCGTGCAGCTGGCGCCGCCGCGCAACTCGCCGGACGCGGTGCAGCTTGGCGTGGTGAACAACATCTTCGGTGGCAACTTCGGCTCGCGCATCAATATGAACCTGCGCGAGGACAAGCACTGGTCGTACGGCGTGCGCTCCAGCCTGTCGCCGGCGCTGGGCCAGCGTCTGTACATGAGCACGTCGCCGGTGCAGAGCGACAAGACCAAGGAGGCGCTGCAGGAACTGGTGCGCGAATATGGCGATATCGCCGGCGCCAAGCCGATCACCGCCGCCGAACTGGGCGAGGCCAAGAGCAACGAAACCCTCGCGCTGCCGGGCTCGTTTGAAACGGCTGGCCAGCTGGCCGGCGCCTACAGCACCATCCTGCAGTACAAGCTGCCGGAGACCTACTACAACACCTTCACCGACACGGTGCTGGCGATGACGCCGGAGCAAGCCAACGCGCTGGCCGCGCGCACCATCGCGCCGGGCAAGCTGGTGTGGGTGGTGGTGGGCGACATGAGCAAGGTCGAGAGCGGCGTGCGCGAGCTCAAGCTGGGCGAAGTGCGCAAGATCGACGCCGACGGCAATCCATTGTAA
- the rnk gene encoding nucleoside diphosphate kinase regulator, with protein sequence MQPKIIVSSLDAERLEILLDALPPAEAAAHEGLLEELGRAEIVAPQEMPAGVVTMNSTVRFQIDAPREELRLTLVYPRDLANTADAISILTPIGSALLGLSVGDAIDWPRPDGQLVRVRILEVVYQPEQAAELAR encoded by the coding sequence ATGCAACCAAAAATCATTGTTTCATCGCTCGACGCCGAACGGCTCGAAATCCTGCTCGACGCCCTGCCGCCCGCCGAGGCCGCCGCGCACGAGGGACTGCTGGAGGAGCTTGGCCGCGCCGAGATCGTCGCGCCGCAGGAAATGCCGGCCGGCGTCGTCACCATGAACTCGACCGTGCGCTTCCAGATCGACGCGCCGCGCGAGGAACTGCGCCTGACCTTGGTGTATCCGCGAGACTTGGCCAACACCGCCGATGCGATCTCGATCCTCACGCCGATCGGCAGCGCGCTACTGGGCCTGTCCGTGGGCGACGCCATCGATTGGCCGCGTCCGGACGGGCAACTGGTGCGGGTGCGCATTCTTGAGGTGGTCTATCAACCGGAGCAGGCTGCGGAGCTTGCCCGCTGA
- the uvsE gene encoding UV DNA damage repair endonuclease UvsE — translation MRPQLGLVCITQSKDVRYRMVTRKRLLELSPDGQRKLLDEIYRDNIQTFDKALRYCERESISLYRILSSIFPFADEDVGRETLRPLSDALAASGRYATERGIRLVMHPDQFVVLSSDSAGVVANSVKILQMHADIMDLLQQPRSPWALLEIHGGKAGRADALVERIAALPDAIRLRLGLENDEYAYSAAEIHDICLRSGVPMVFDAHHHIVHERLPSYDDPSVAEMLTKARATWADPAQQLVHISNGRDGFNDRQHADLIDVMPACYVHAPYIEIEAKFKEEAIRKLRGWQSGTAGTAP, via the coding sequence ATGCGCCCTCAACTCGGACTTGTCTGCATCACCCAGTCGAAAGACGTACGTTACCGCATGGTCACGCGCAAGCGCTTGCTGGAATTGTCGCCGGACGGGCAGCGCAAGCTGCTCGACGAGATTTACCGGGACAACATTCAAACCTTCGACAAGGCGTTGCGCTACTGCGAGCGCGAATCGATTTCCCTCTACCGCATCCTGTCCTCGATCTTCCCCTTTGCCGACGAGGATGTCGGGCGCGAAACACTACGCCCTTTGAGCGATGCGTTGGCAGCCTCGGGGCGCTACGCGACCGAGCGCGGCATCCGGCTGGTCATGCATCCCGATCAGTTCGTCGTCCTCAGCTCGGACTCGGCCGGCGTGGTCGCCAACAGCGTCAAGATCCTGCAGATGCACGCGGACATCATGGATCTGCTGCAACAGCCGCGCTCGCCGTGGGCGCTGCTGGAGATCCACGGCGGCAAGGCGGGCCGGGCCGACGCGCTGGTCGAGCGCATCGCCGCGCTGCCGGACGCGATTCGGCTGCGGCTCGGACTGGAAAACGACGAGTACGCATACAGCGCCGCCGAGATCCACGACATTTGCCTGCGCAGCGGCGTGCCGATGGTGTTCGATGCGCATCATCACATCGTGCACGAACGGCTGCCCAGCTACGACGATCCGAGCGTGGCCGAGATGCTGACGAAGGCGCGCGCCACCTGGGCCGACCCGGCGCAGCAACTGGTCCACATCTCCAACGGCCGCGACGGCTTCAACGACCGCCAGCACGCCGATTTGATCGATGTGATGCCGGCCTGCTATGTCCACGCGCCGTATATCGAGATCGAAGCCAAATTCAAGGAAGAAGCGATCCGCAAGCTGCGCGGCTGGCAATCCGGCACCGCCGGGACGGCTCCTTGA